The genomic interval GTCTGAATACAATGTAGACCCCACTATTCCTTCTAACCCCACTTCTGGCGTTGTCGTATTACTATGGTGGTTAACTAAAAACGACATTAGAACTAGCCACGTTCCTAGTTATTTTTACTTTAAATACGGAGTCACTGCTGATCAACTTATTCGCATCGCTAATATAGACGGTTACATGAATGAGTTAGAAATATCAGAAGCAGGGCGCGCTCATTTAGAAGCAAACGACGACATAATAGACGAACATCGTGGAAACCCTAAAAAAACAACTAAAAAAGCAAAGGAACTCGCTAATGCCTACACGAGTTCTCGTATTGATTTTGATAAAATTACGTCAAAAAAATTTGACGACTTATCTGATGGAGACTTCAAACGCGCACAAGATTTGATGTTAACTGCTGCCGAGCTAACTAAACAGAAGCGATACTCTGATAGTATTTCAGCTGTATTGGAATGTTTAGCGTTAGGTTATCAAATTCCGGGCGTTTGGAACCGCGCTGCTATAAATGCGCGATGCATGAAGGACTTAAAATTAGAAGAACATATTTTAAGGCTAGGTATTCAACAAAGTTTAGTTGATTTTGATGAAGAAGATGAAAAGCTTGTCAAGAGATTAAATAGAGTACTTGAATTGCAAAATAAATAACGTATACGTGTATTAAACCACGCTAGGTAGCGTCATTCAGGTTCGAGTCCTGATGTGGTTTATTGACCTAGATATGTCTTAAAACTGTCTCTCCTATTGTTATCGTGCGCAACGCGTTAACAAGGAGAAATTATTATGAAGTACGAATACACTAAAGAAAAGCGCGATCCACAAATTCAATGGTATAAAACAGAATCTGGTAAACGCTGGCGAGTTAAGTTTTCAGTTATGAAGAAAGGCACACGACACCATTTGCAAAAAAATGGTTTAAAGTCGTTTGCTGATGCGCAGTTAGTAAAAGCTCAAATGCTAACCGAGTTAGATCGTAACAACTTTGTTTACTCGAAAAATACCACTGTTCAAGAATATTGGCTTGAATACTATGACAGTAAGTCACAATCAGACGAATGGCGAGCAACAACAGCCCAGTCTTTTAAGAACGTGTTTCGGATTTACATTCTCCCCTATCTAAGCGATCGCAAATTATCCGAGTTAACGCGCCAAGACATTCAAAATTGGCTCAATAAGATAAGCATCGAAAAAGATTTGAGTAAATCTACTGTTCGAAATGCTAGAACAATGTTAAAAGCTATGCTTGAGCAAGCTGTAATTGATGACTATCTACCCAAGAACCCCGCCCGGAAGATTTCTATTATAGGTCGCGAAGAAAAAGACAAATCTATGACTGCTGATGAGTATCAAAAAGTCAGAGAATATATGGCTGATACAAACAAGACGACTGCCATAGAACGAGGAATTTTCGAATTGTCATTGTATGGTTTGAGGCGTGGTGAAATCGTCGGTATGCGTGTTCAATATATTACCCCTACTTCAGTTGAGGTTGCCGGTCAATTAAATAAGTTTGGCGAATACACAGAAACGAAGACTGGAAAAAAAGGCGAACGCACTATTCCCATAACGCCCGATACGTATCGAGTACTATCTGAAGCGTTAGAAGAAAGACGTCAACAACTTTCAACCAAAGAGTCGCGTATATTAAACGCTTCTGATTATGCATTTTCTAAGCGGGACGGAAAACAGTTGACCGGAAATTATGTGTATAGGCTTTTTGAAAAAATGTCTGCTGATTTAGGGTTTAACGTTCACCCTCATAAAATGAGGCATGCGTTTACGACGATCGCATTCAGCACCCCGGGACTTAATCCCAAGGATATTATGCACATACTTGGACACTCTAGCTTGAAAATGTCGATGCATTACAACACAGGAACAGACGAAGGTATGGAGAAAGTGGTGAATTCTACATTTGGTAGTTCCGCGGAAGTTCCGCATTAATTCCGCAAATATATCAAATATAGAAAAAACCGCAATGTATAAATGCCTATACACTGCGGTTTTATTGTTAAAGGATGTCTACGGCTTAAACATATCGTTCAATCCCATGAGTACATCCTCCTTCTATATAAGTATGTTGAAATAATAAAAACCACTATACAGTACCCAAGATAGGCTGTATAGTGGTTTTTTCATATTTTTTTGAGTCATGATTGTTAAATCTAAAACCTTTATAAAAAGGCGATTATCAACCTCCGAAGTATGTGAGGTCACTTCGTCATCTATTCGGCTGACTCTTTATGTATGAACGGAAACTTACGGCGCAGATATGGTGTTACCCAGTAATCTAAACCAATCTTACCAGCATTAAATCCTGCAGTAAGAATAATAAATTCAATAATGATAAAGGTCGGGTTCACTGACACCATTCCTGAAAGCAAGTATGTAAAGTTCATAACTAGTCCAAAGAACGCTGCAGCAAGAGTGAATGTTCCAAAGATCAAACCTAATCCAACAAACACTTCACCCCATGGCACCATCAAGTTAAATAAAGCTGCATCTTGCCCATTATCCGTCATCAACTTCAAGAATGATTGG from Weissella ceti carries:
- a CDS encoding tyrosine-type recombinase/integrase → MKYEYTKEKRDPQIQWYKTESGKRWRVKFSVMKKGTRHHLQKNGLKSFADAQLVKAQMLTELDRNNFVYSKNTTVQEYWLEYYDSKSQSDEWRATTAQSFKNVFRIYILPYLSDRKLSELTRQDIQNWLNKISIEKDLSKSTVRNARTMLKAMLEQAVIDDYLPKNPARKISIIGREEKDKSMTADEYQKVREYMADTNKTTAIERGIFELSLYGLRRGEIVGMRVQYITPTSVEVAGQLNKFGEYTETKTGKKGERTIPITPDTYRVLSEALEERRQQLSTKESRILNASDYAFSKRDGKQLTGNYVYRLFEKMSADLGFNVHPHKMRHAFTTIAFSTPGLNPKDIMHILGHSSLKMSMHYNTGTDEGMEKVVNSTFGSSAEVPH
- a CDS encoding DoxX family membrane protein; its protein translation is MNHLLRNSRKASYMLLVLRLYLGYLWLTAGLSKVFMEGGFHAEGLITGAINQGSPEQPFAYPWFQSFLKLMTDNGQDAALFNLMVPWGEVFVGLGLIFGTFTLAAAFFGLVMNFTYLLSGMVSVNPTFIIIEFIILTAGFNAGKIGLDYWVTPYLRRKFPFIHKESAE